The nucleotide window AGAGAATTTTAACTTGCATTTGATTCTCTCGAATAAAAACTAGTCTATCACGAACAATACTTCTCAAAAACACTGAAAAGGTCTCTTGGTTTTCTGTAAATTTCTTCTTAGAAAAATCAGCAATCACATCTGGAATAACTTGCTCAAGAAAAGTCGATAAAATTGCTTCTAAGATGCCTTCCTTGGTCTTAAAGTAACTAAAAACCGTCCCTTCTGAAACCCCAGCTTCCTTGGCAATAAGACTGGCTGTTGTGTTTTCAAAACCAATTTCTGAAAATAATTTTAGACTTGATAACAGTACTTGACGTTGTTTTAAACTCAAATTGTTGTTTTCTAGTATCTGGGCATATTTTTGTTCTAAACTTTCCATCACTAGCAACTCCTTGCTACTCTCTTACTTTTACAACTTTCTTACCTCGAGTGTGTCCCAGTTTCAGACTACGATATGCTTCTCTAACTGACTTTAGAGAGAAGTCATACACTTGATCAATATTTAGCTGAACCTTCCCATCCGAGACCATCTCCGCTAGAGCCTTAAAATCATCATATGTAGAGTGTCTCGGACCCGTGAACTGAGCTCCTCTTATTATAACATATGGAGAAGGTACTAGAGTTCCGATCTCACTCCCCTTCAAACCTAGACTAAAAGCTAACTTAACGTAATCACTTCCATAGCAATCCAAGAATTTTGTAATCGGCTTTGGAGTTGCTGATAGAAGAGCATTATGGATGTTCTCTTCGTAAGCTACTGGTATGGCACCTAAGGACTTCAGATATTCTGAATTCTTCTTACTTGCAATTCCGATAACCGTTGCACCTTTAGCAACCGCATACTGTACTGCAATACTTCCAATACCACCTGTCGCTGCTGAAATAACTACAACATCGTTAGAACTTAACTCAATTTTTCTAAAAGCACCACCCACAGTTAGAGAGGCTACTCCCATAGTAGCTGCGTGGTTCATATCAATCGTCTTTGGTTTCAATACAATTTCCGATTCATTGACACAAAT belongs to Aggregatibacter sp. 2125159857 and includes:
- a CDS encoding NADP-dependent oxidoreductase, giving the protein MVIQAIQYSRFGNEEVLDLVNIKSDSLKVNQVRVEVHAVGLNPIDYKTFEGAKPLRFLSFMTKLRNPSSWFESKSSLFPRGVGRDFAGVITEIGEGVNTFAVGDKVFGTIISDPGLGTKRGALATEICVNESEIVLKPKTIDMNHAATMGVASLTVGGAFRKIELSSNDVVVISAATGGIGSIAVQYAVAKGATVIGIASKKNSEYLKSLGAIPVAYEENIHNALLSATPKPITKFLDCYGSDYVKLAFSLGLKGSEIGTLVPSPYVIIRGAQFTGPRHSTYDDFKALAEMVSDGKVQLNIDQVYDFSLKSVREAYRSLKLGHTRGKKVVKVRE
- a CDS encoding TetR/AcrR family transcriptional regulator, which encodes MESLEQKYAQILENNNLSLKQRQVLLSSLKLFSEIGFENTTASLIAKEAGVSEGTVFSYFKTKEGILEAILSTFLEQVIPDVIADFSKKKFTENQETFSVFLRSIVRDRLVFIRENQMQVKILLSRSFIDNTISNQLGNVIVDSIIKPISPILNQFKEMGLIRNWSNERIVRYILALSLSYVLPMMLNDNEDLDIDEAVKEIVECLSFALVEVK